A genomic segment from Malus domestica chromosome 05, GDT2T_hap1 encodes:
- the LOC103435200 gene encoding putative hydrolase C777.06c, producing MAAENHHGGRSALIFLGTGCSSAVPNAMCLIQPSDPCHVCAQALSIPPDQNPNYRCNTSLLIDHCGSDGNHSYILIDVGKTFREQVLRWFTRYKIPRVDSIILTHEHADAVLGLDDIRAVQPFSPTNDIDPTPIYLSHYAMESIAVKFPYLVKKKLAEGQEVRRVAQLDWRIIEESIETPFLASGLQFVPLPVMHGEDYICLGFLFGERCRIAYISDVSRFPASTEHVISKDGAGQLDLLILDTLYRTGSHNVHLCLPQTLEAVKRICPKKTLLIGMTHEFDHHVDNKFLKEWSEREGIQVQLAHDGLRVPLDL from the exons ATGGCGGCCGAGAACCACCACGGCGGTCGATCGGCGCTGATCTTCCTCGGCACCGGGTGCTCGAGCGCCGTCCCCAACGCAATGTGCCTGATCCAGCCCTCCGATCCTTGCCACGTCTGCGCCCAGGCGCTCTCCATCCCCCCggaccaaaaccctaattaccG GTGCAATACGTCGCTTTTGATTGATCATTGCGGAAGCGATGGTAACCACAGCTACATATTGATCGATGTCGGAAAGACGTTCAGGGAGCAAGTGCTTCGCTGGTTCACTCGCTATAAGATTCCCAGAGTTGATTCT ATTATTTTGACTCATGAACATGCTGATGCAGTTCTTGGTCTGGATGATATACGTGCCGTTCAACCATTTAGTCCCACAAATGACATTGATCCTACTCCCATCTACCTAAGTCATTATGCAATGGAGAG CATTGCAGTGAAATTTCCTTACTTGGTTAAGAAAAAACTTGCTGAAGGACAAGAAGTGAGACGGGTAGCACAACTTGACTGGAGGATAATTGAGGAGAGTATTGAAACACCGTTTCTTGCGTCAGGCCTACAATTTGTTCCTTTGCCA GTAATGCATGGGGAAGATTATATCTGTTTGGGTTTTCTATTTGGTGAAAGATGTAGAATAGCTTATATATCTGATGTTTCACGCTTTCCTGCAAGCACAGAACATG TTATTTCAAAAGATGGAGCTGGACAGTTGGATCTTCTTATCTTGGACACACTATACAGG ACTGGATCCCATAATGTTCACCTTTGCCTCCCACAG ACTCTTGAAGCTGTGAAGAggatttgtccaaaaaaaaccCTTTTAATTGGAATGACTCATGAGTTTGATCACCACGTAGACAATAAGTTTCTTAAGGAATGGTCTGAGAG GGAAGGGATTCAAGTGCAGCTTGCGCATGATGGTTTGAGAGTGCCCCTAGACCTATGA